In the genome of uncultured Campylobacter sp., one region contains:
- the tsaD gene encoding tRNA (adenosine(37)-N6)-threonylcarbamoyltransferase complex transferase subunit TsaD, giving the protein MILAIESSCDDSSIAVMDERSFELKFYEKISQEADHARYGGVVPELAARLHTEALPRILQRAKPYFGELSAVAATNTPGLSVSLIGGVNMAKALALALNLPLIGVNHLIGHVYSLFLGREARFPMGVLLVSGGHTMVLDIDAAGGIEILATTGDDSFGESFDKVAKMLGLGYPGGALIEELAKSGEPRFELPVPLKGDRRLEYSFSGLKNAVRVQIEKLKEAGELDERAMHDLARCFEDAACAHILDKLERIFELRRFARFGVVGGASANLHLRGLLTDLCERAGCEILFAPMKFCSDNAAMIARAAIEKLRKKEFTAPAELEIIPHLNLRSAFE; this is encoded by the coding sequence GTGATACTTGCTATTGAAAGCAGCTGCGACGACAGCTCGATCGCGGTGATGGACGAGCGTAGTTTCGAGCTGAAATTTTACGAAAAAATAAGCCAGGAGGCCGATCACGCCAGATACGGCGGCGTCGTGCCCGAGCTTGCCGCGAGACTGCATACTGAGGCGCTGCCGCGGATTTTGCAGCGCGCAAAGCCCTATTTTGGCGAGCTTAGCGCCGTCGCAGCGACCAATACCCCGGGGCTTAGCGTGAGCCTGATCGGCGGCGTAAATATGGCAAAAGCGCTCGCGCTCGCGCTAAATTTGCCGCTCATCGGCGTAAATCATCTCATAGGCCACGTCTACTCGCTGTTTTTAGGCCGCGAGGCGCGATTTCCGATGGGCGTTTTGCTCGTTAGCGGCGGGCATACGATGGTTTTGGATATCGACGCGGCGGGGGGTATCGAAATTTTAGCGACCACCGGCGACGACAGCTTCGGCGAGAGCTTCGATAAGGTCGCAAAGATGCTGGGGCTCGGCTATCCGGGCGGCGCGCTCATCGAGGAGCTCGCAAAAAGCGGCGAGCCGCGGTTTGAGCTGCCCGTGCCGCTGAAGGGCGACAGGCGGCTGGAGTATAGCTTTTCGGGGCTTAAAAACGCCGTGCGCGTGCAGATCGAAAAGCTAAAAGAAGCGGGTGAGCTGGATGAGCGGGCGATGCACGATCTGGCGCGCTGCTTTGAGGACGCGGCTTGCGCGCACATACTGGATAAGCTGGAGCGGATATTTGAGCTACGCCGCTTTGCGCGCTTCGGCGTCGTGGGCGGAGCGAGCGCAAACCTGCATCTGCGCGGACTTTTGACGGATTTGTGCGAGCGGGCGGGCTGCGAGATACTTTTCGCGCCGATGAAATTTTGCTCCGACAATGCCGCTATGATCGCGCGCGCGGCGATAGAAAAGCTGCGTAAAAAGGAGTTTACGGCACCCGCAGAGCTTGAGATTATCCCGCATCTAAATCTACGCTCGGCGTTTGAGTAA
- the creD gene encoding cell envelope integrity protein CreD: protein MLNSTRNAIRGAFWTKPFIVLVLLLLLLIPLSFIDNLTYSRSETKQLAQDSILTPVGGELQIQGLAIVVPYAEIIEAIDKSNNELVKRRVEKNFIIVPKNYFLSAQIDPTYLKRGIFRVPIYNGDFALKADFEAINYTELGVDPARLNFDEAVLVLGVGNQKSFTASPALNLNGKELKQYHGNTEAKIFDRSLIYKLPASALSSDFSISGTLKIQGGEALHLAPIAQNSRFEISSTWASPSFGGGFIAKSREVSASGFKASWEVTGLAAGIAPAWLADQDDRVAMTNWRSNDDRNDAVSIGFIEPVNNYSLIKRCTDYALLFLAVPFLAIFLCEVYTHERIHPIQYLLIGLEDVVFYLLVLSLSEHIGFAISYAISAIAVSAIVFFYASAIFKGARWGIFITCVQLVSYAILYVILNSEDYALLMGSLMIFAVISLVMYFTRKLDWYDTAIPSGEKKQEQEPEI, encoded by the coding sequence TTGTTAAATTCTACTAGAAACGCCATTCGCGGCGCGTTTTGGACGAAACCGTTCATAGTTTTAGTGCTGCTTTTGCTGCTGTTAATTCCGCTAAGCTTTATCGATAACCTCACCTACTCCCGCTCCGAAACCAAGCAGCTCGCGCAGGATTCGATCCTCACGCCGGTGGGTGGTGAGCTGCAAATCCAGGGCCTTGCGATCGTAGTGCCCTATGCAGAGATAATCGAAGCGATAGACAAAAGCAACAACGAGCTCGTAAAAAGGCGCGTAGAAAAAAATTTCATCATCGTACCAAAAAATTACTTCTTATCAGCGCAGATCGACCCCACCTATTTAAAGCGCGGGATTTTTCGCGTTCCGATATATAACGGCGACTTCGCGCTAAAAGCGGACTTTGAGGCGATAAACTATACCGAGCTCGGCGTCGATCCTGCGCGACTAAATTTCGACGAAGCCGTGCTAGTGCTCGGCGTAGGCAATCAAAAATCCTTCACCGCCTCCCCCGCTTTAAACCTAAACGGCAAGGAGCTTAAGCAATATCACGGAAACACCGAAGCTAAAATTTTCGATCGGAGTTTAATCTACAAGCTCCCCGCTTCCGCGCTGTCGTCTGATTTTAGCATCAGCGGCACGCTTAAAATCCAAGGCGGCGAGGCACTTCATCTAGCTCCGATCGCGCAAAATAGCCGTTTTGAGATTAGCTCTACTTGGGCATCGCCTAGCTTTGGCGGCGGCTTTATCGCCAAATCGCGCGAGGTAAGCGCTAGCGGTTTTAAAGCTTCGTGGGAAGTTACAGGCTTAGCCGCGGGCATTGCTCCTGCGTGGCTTGCAGATCAAGATGACCGCGTCGCTATGACGAACTGGCGCAGCAACGACGATAGAAACGACGCCGTAAGTATCGGCTTCATCGAGCCCGTGAACAACTACTCGCTGATTAAGCGCTGCACGGATTACGCGCTGTTATTCTTAGCGGTGCCGTTTTTAGCGATCTTTTTGTGCGAAGTATATACTCACGAGCGCATCCATCCGATCCAATACCTATTAATAGGGCTTGAGGACGTCGTTTTCTACCTGCTGGTGCTTTCGCTTTCCGAGCATATAGGCTTTGCGATCAGCTACGCTATCTCGGCGATCGCGGTAAGTGCGATAGTGTTTTTCTACGCAAGCGCGATTTTCAAAGGCGCGCGCTGGGGCATTTTCATCACCTGCGTTCAGCTCGTTTCATATGCGATCCTCTATGTCATCTTAAATTCCGAAGACTACGCCCTATTAATGGGAAGCTTGATGATATTCGCGGTGATTTCTCTCGTTATGTATTTTACTCGCAAGCTCGACTGGTACGACACCGCAATCCCAAGCGGCGAGAAAAAGCAGGAGCAAGAGCCCGAAATTTAG